From uncultured Roseateles sp., the proteins below share one genomic window:
- a CDS encoding NnrS family protein: MPPLIQDQRAPAPDVPSRWRLGLLLAAPHRLAFGAAAAMLASSGLWWCLALVAQSQGRPLPWTVAPAVAHGLVMSFGFMPLFVTGFLFTAGPKWLEQPAVEARRLLAPVLAQLGGWGVFLIGVHGPEPAFGAALCGFGLSAVALGWGQVLWRFMHLLRLSRAADQLHARLIAAGGVLGALALWAAAFGLATARPALVQAATQIALWGFAGTVFATVSHRMIPFFSAAALPALDAWRPRWLLWCWTGLFALEAAALLGELLWGPLSPALRALQGLLELIAGLGLLALALRWGVVQSLKLRLLAMLHLGFVWLGLALLLLAVSHGLMAATAGRLSLGLAPLHAYTMGFLGSTLLAMVTRVSCGHGGRTSTADNFIWPLFWLLQLAVLLRVLGGVLQAAGVGPVLPLLAWTALIWAAVCSAWALRYGHWYGLPRVDGRPG, encoded by the coding sequence ATGCCGCCGCTGATCCAAGACCAGCGGGCACCGGCGCCTGACGTGCCATCACGCTGGCGCCTGGGCCTGCTGCTGGCCGCGCCGCATCGGCTGGCCTTTGGCGCCGCGGCGGCCATGCTGGCCTCAAGCGGCCTGTGGTGGTGCCTGGCCCTGGTGGCGCAAAGCCAGGGCCGGCCGCTGCCCTGGACGGTTGCACCGGCCGTCGCGCACGGCCTGGTGATGAGCTTTGGCTTCATGCCGCTGTTTGTCACCGGCTTTCTGTTCACCGCTGGCCCGAAGTGGCTGGAGCAGCCTGCCGTCGAGGCGCGCCGGCTGCTGGCGCCGGTGCTGGCCCAGCTGGGCGGCTGGGGCGTGTTCCTGATCGGCGTGCACGGGCCCGAGCCGGCCTTTGGTGCGGCATTGTGCGGCTTCGGCCTGAGCGCGGTGGCGCTGGGCTGGGGTCAGGTCTTGTGGCGCTTCATGCACCTGCTTCGGCTCAGCCGCGCGGCAGACCAGCTGCATGCCCGGCTGATCGCGGCCGGTGGCGTGCTGGGTGCGCTGGCGCTGTGGGCTGCCGCCTTCGGCCTGGCCACCGCCCGGCCTGCGCTGGTGCAGGCCGCCACCCAGATCGCGCTGTGGGGCTTTGCCGGCACCGTGTTCGCCACTGTGTCGCACCGGATGATTCCCTTCTTCTCGGCCGCCGCGCTGCCGGCATTGGACGCCTGGCGCCCGCGCTGGCTGCTGTGGTGCTGGACCGGCCTGTTTGCGCTGGAGGCCGCAGCCCTGCTGGGCGAGTTGCTGTGGGGCCCGCTGTCACCGGCACTGCGGGCGCTGCAGGGCCTGCTGGAGCTGATCGCGGGTCTGGGCCTGCTGGCACTGGCGCTGCGCTGGGGTGTGGTGCAGAGCCTGAAGCTGCGCCTGCTGGCGATGCTGCACCTGGGCTTTGTCTGGCTGGGTCTGGCCCTGCTGCTGCTGGCCGTCTCGCATGGCCTGATGGCCGCCACCGCGGGCCGGCTGTCGCTGGGCCTGGCGCCCCTGCATGCCTACACCATGGGTTTTCTGGGCTCCACCCTGCTGGCCATGGTGACCCGCGTCAGCTGCGGCCATGGCGGTCGCACAAGCACGGCCGACAACTTCATCTGGCCCCTGTTCTGGCTGCTGCAACTGGCCGTGCTGCTGCGCGTGCTGGGTGGTGTGCTGCAGGCCGCCGGTGTCGGCCCTGTGCTGCCACTGCTCGCCTGGACGGCGCTGATCTGGGCGGCCGTGTGCAGCGCCTGGGCGCTGCGCTACGGCCACTGGTACGGCCTGCCGCGCGTCGATGGACGGCCCGGCTGA
- a CDS encoding YcnI family protein has product MNKTLIACLLALTGTTQAHIVLEQREAEAGSSYRAVLKVGHGCEGSATRQLVVTLPAGLRGAKPVPKPGWRLNLRTEKLAQPFDSHGKPVTEGLAEVSWTALTEADQLQDAWYDEFELRTTLPEQAGELWFKVRQVCAVGESNWAEVPAAGASAKGLKLPAARLLVTPAAKR; this is encoded by the coding sequence ATGAACAAGACCTTGATTGCCTGCCTGCTGGCCCTGACCGGCACAACGCAGGCCCATATCGTGCTGGAACAACGCGAGGCCGAGGCCGGCAGCAGCTACCGGGCGGTACTGAAGGTGGGCCACGGCTGCGAGGGCTCGGCCACGCGCCAGCTGGTCGTCACCCTGCCCGCCGGCCTGCGCGGGGCCAAGCCGGTGCCCAAGCCTGGCTGGCGCCTGAACCTGCGCACGGAGAAGCTGGCACAACCGTTCGACAGCCACGGCAAGCCCGTCACCGAAGGCCTGGCCGAGGTGAGCTGGACGGCCCTGACCGAGGCCGACCAGCTGCAGGATGCCTGGTACGACGAGTTCGAGCTGCGCACGACCCTGCCGGAGCAGGCCGGCGAGCTGTGGTTCAAGGTGCGCCAGGTCTGCGCCGTCGGCGAGTCGAACTGGGCCGAAGTGCCGGCGGCCGGTGCCTCGGCCAAGGGCCTGAAGCTGCCGGCGGCCCGGCTGCTGGTCACCCCGGCGGCCAAGCGCTGA
- a CDS encoding TonB-dependent receptor: protein MNTPTPAALRSVALACAQACALLAIHPAHACEGCGDDEPEAGTTTGAALSGPVHQLGLVRVSGSTPTSLPTNIPTTIEGINAAEIERHINATDAEDALKYLPSLLVRKRYTGDYNHAVLSTRASGTGNSARSLVFADGILLSNLLGNGAGFTPRWGLVTPEEIERVDVLYGPFSAAYSGNSVGAVVDYQTRMPKAFEVHAKLGLLHQPFDLYSTHERYGGHQASASVGSREGSFSWWLNANRLDSEGQPLTFVTKPVSTTPAAAGATVVTGSMAGLDKSNTPWLLLGAATQYHTVQDHAKVKLAYDFSPILRASYSFGLWRNNATNSATSYLRDAAANPFYALAANSGTAKATPISIDGKAYSLGANDFGQSREALEHRMHGLSLKSHSRGEFDWELAASLYDYAKDLARSPLWAKPGADGGGAGRITNLAGTGWTTLAARGVWRPAGHAHQVDFGAQQDRYQWRQLVSDTDDWLAGAPAALFTAFSGKTQLRSTYAQDTWELSDQLKTMLGGRFEQWQATGGSKTASSGTTVAYAARSETYFSPKAAVGYQVSQDLTLKLSTGRAVRMPTAGELYQGGVSATGAYVPGDPSTNPGLKPEKGWTTELSATWSFGAHQLRTSLFHEDTRDALYSQSSIIEGRTVSSVQNIARIATTGVELALQSSDLMVKGLDLQGSLTYADSTIKENSGFVTTPGDTIGRQQPRVPKWRATLLASYQLTPALSASYGARYSGQQYGTLNNSDPNGFAYQAFSKFFTTDVRVRYQINKQWSLAAGIDNLNNYRYWNFHPYAQRSYNAELKFDL, encoded by the coding sequence ATGAACACCCCGACTCCGGCCGCGCTGCGCAGCGTGGCCCTGGCCTGCGCCCAGGCCTGCGCCCTTCTCGCCATCCACCCGGCCCACGCCTGCGAAGGCTGCGGCGACGACGAGCCCGAGGCCGGCACGACCACCGGAGCCGCCCTCAGCGGTCCGGTGCACCAGCTGGGCCTGGTGCGCGTCAGCGGCAGCACGCCGACCTCGCTGCCGACCAATATCCCGACCACGATCGAAGGCATCAATGCCGCCGAGATCGAGCGCCACATCAATGCCACCGACGCCGAGGACGCGCTCAAATACCTGCCCAGCCTGCTGGTGCGCAAGCGCTACACCGGCGACTACAACCATGCCGTCCTGTCCACCCGCGCCTCGGGCACCGGCAACAGCGCCCGTTCGCTGGTCTTCGCCGACGGCATCCTCCTGAGCAATCTGCTCGGCAACGGCGCCGGCTTCACGCCGCGCTGGGGCCTGGTCACGCCAGAGGAGATCGAGCGGGTCGACGTGCTCTACGGCCCGTTCTCGGCCGCCTACTCGGGCAACTCGGTCGGCGCCGTGGTGGACTATCAGACGCGCATGCCCAAGGCCTTCGAGGTCCATGCCAAGCTGGGCCTGCTCCACCAGCCCTTCGATCTGTACAGCACCCACGAACGCTACGGCGGCCACCAGGCCAGCGCCTCGGTGGGCAGCCGCGAAGGTAGCTTCAGCTGGTGGCTCAATGCCAACCGGCTGGACAGCGAGGGCCAGCCGCTGACCTTCGTCACCAAGCCAGTCTCGACCACCCCAGCCGCCGCCGGCGCGACGGTTGTGACCGGCAGCATGGCCGGCCTCGACAAGAGCAACACGCCATGGCTGCTGCTCGGTGCCGCCACCCAGTACCACACGGTGCAGGACCATGCCAAGGTCAAGCTGGCCTACGACTTCAGCCCGATCCTGCGTGCCAGCTACAGCTTCGGCCTGTGGCGCAACAACGCCACCAACAGCGCCACCAGCTATCTGCGCGACGCCGCCGCCAACCCGTTCTACGCGCTGGCCGCCAACAGCGGCACGGCCAAGGCCACGCCGATCAGCATCGATGGCAAGGCCTATTCGCTCGGAGCGAATGACTTCGGCCAGAGCCGCGAAGCGCTGGAGCACCGCATGCACGGCCTGTCGCTGAAAAGCCATAGCCGTGGCGAGTTCGATTGGGAACTGGCCGCCAGCCTGTACGACTATGCCAAGGACCTGGCACGCTCGCCGCTGTGGGCCAAGCCAGGCGCAGATGGCGGCGGCGCCGGCCGCATCACCAATCTGGCCGGCACCGGCTGGACGACCCTGGCTGCCAGGGGCGTCTGGCGTCCGGCCGGCCATGCCCATCAAGTGGACTTCGGCGCGCAGCAGGACCGCTACCAATGGCGCCAGCTCGTCAGCGATACCGACGACTGGCTGGCTGGCGCGCCGGCCGCCCTGTTCACCGCCTTCAGCGGCAAGACCCAGCTGCGCAGCACCTATGCGCAAGACACCTGGGAGCTCAGCGATCAGCTGAAGACGATGCTGGGCGGACGTTTCGAGCAATGGCAGGCCACGGGCGGCAGCAAGACCGCCTCCAGCGGCACCACGGTGGCCTACGCCGCCCGCAGCGAGACCTATTTCTCGCCCAAGGCCGCCGTCGGCTATCAGGTCTCGCAAGACCTGACCCTCAAGCTGTCCACCGGTCGGGCGGTGCGCATGCCCACGGCCGGCGAGCTCTACCAGGGCGGCGTCAGCGCGACCGGGGCCTACGTTCCCGGTGACCCGAGCACCAACCCAGGCCTCAAGCCCGAGAAAGGCTGGACCACCGAGCTGAGCGCCACCTGGAGCTTCGGTGCCCACCAGCTGCGCACCAGCCTGTTCCATGAGGACACGCGCGATGCGCTGTACTCGCAGTCCAGCATCATCGAGGGCAGGACCGTCTCCAGCGTGCAGAACATCGCCCGCATCGCCACCACCGGTGTCGAGCTGGCGCTGCAGTCCAGCGACCTGATGGTCAAGGGCCTGGACCTGCAGGGCAGCCTGACCTACGCCGACTCGACCATCAAGGAGAACAGCGGCTTCGTGACCACGCCGGGCGACACGATAGGCCGCCAGCAGCCCCGCGTGCCCAAGTGGCGCGCCACCCTGCTGGCCAGCTACCAGCTGACGCCTGCACTCTCAGCCAGCTATGGCGCACGCTACTCCGGCCAGCAATACGGCACGCTCAACAACAGCGACCCGAACGGCTTTGCCTATCAGGCCTTCTCGAAGTTCTTCACCACCGATGTGCGTGTGCGCTACCAGATCAACAAGCAATGGAGCCTGGCCGCAGGCATAGACAACCTGAACAACTACCGCTACTGGAACTTCCACCCCTACGCCCAGCGCAGCTACAACGCCGAGCTGAAATTCGACCTGTGA
- a CDS encoding DUF2946 family protein: MISPKRPHRLQAWFAIATLLLGMLAPSISAAVSHLRGDYRWQEICRSAASPQAGGAQQQGEALDMLLSGHCAMCHLHHADLAPPPAAAPVLQLEGLDFAMPERFYSAPHTAHAWRAAPARAPPLNI, encoded by the coding sequence GTGATCAGCCCCAAGCGCCCCCACCGACTGCAAGCCTGGTTCGCCATCGCGACCCTGCTGCTGGGGATGCTCGCGCCCTCGATCAGCGCGGCGGTCAGCCATCTGCGCGGCGACTACCGTTGGCAGGAGATCTGCCGCAGCGCCGCCAGTCCGCAAGCCGGCGGCGCACAGCAGCAAGGCGAGGCGCTGGACATGCTGCTCAGCGGTCACTGCGCGATGTGCCATCTGCACCATGCCGATCTGGCACCGCCTCCGGCCGCCGCCCCCGTGCTGCAGCTCGAGGGCCTGGATTTCGCCATGCCCGAGCGCTTCTACAGCGCGCCGCACACCGCCCATGCCTGGCGCGCCGCGCCGGCCCGCGCCCCACCGCTGAACATCTGA
- a CDS encoding methyl-accepting chemotaxis protein, giving the protein MNALRNLRLGVRLGSGFAVVLALMAAMLLMALMGLSRLGGETDRIVSRDWIKAEAAATVNTLVRANARRTMELFFASDKAQLDKTRQFIESNKAQIGEALATLDRLVVLPEGRALLERIKQSRGAYVASFSAVDRLIGEGQREAATQTLLSQTLPAIDVLQADVAALSTLQSKLVDASGARIATDIVATERLMLALGCLALLAAVALAWVLTRSITVPIRQAVAVAETVAAGDLSARIEVRGKDETARLLQALQAMTASLSATVSQVRQSSDSIATASSQIATGNADLSQRTEEQAANLQQTAASMEQLTGTVTSNADTARQASQLAGSASDVATQGREVVGEVVQTMNDINAASHRIVDIIGVIDGIAFQTNILALNAAVEAARAGEQGRGFAVVAGEVRSLAQRSAQAAKEIKTLINDSVERVEKGSQLVGSAGRTMGDIVNQVRRVSDLIAEISASTQEQTTGIGQVGSAVQQLDQVTQQNAALVEESAAAADSLSQQASELVRAVSVFKIAALAG; this is encoded by the coding sequence ATGAATGCACTCAGAAACCTCCGCCTTGGCGTGCGCCTCGGGTCCGGCTTTGCCGTTGTGCTGGCCCTGATGGCGGCAATGCTGCTGATGGCCCTGATGGGCTTGTCGCGTCTGGGCGGAGAGACCGACCGGATTGTCAGCAGGGACTGGATCAAGGCCGAGGCCGCCGCCACCGTCAACACCCTGGTGCGCGCCAATGCCCGCCGCACGATGGAGCTGTTCTTCGCCAGCGACAAGGCTCAGCTGGACAAGACCCGCCAGTTCATCGAGAGCAACAAGGCACAGATCGGCGAGGCCCTGGCCACGCTGGACCGGCTGGTGGTGCTGCCCGAGGGCCGGGCGCTGCTGGAGCGTATCAAGCAGTCGCGCGGCGCCTATGTGGCTTCGTTCTCGGCGGTGGACCGCTTGATCGGTGAGGGCCAGCGCGAGGCCGCCACCCAGACCCTGCTCAGCCAGACCCTGCCGGCGATCGATGTGTTGCAGGCCGATGTGGCGGCGCTGTCGACGCTGCAGAGCAAGCTGGTGGATGCCAGCGGTGCCCGGATCGCCACCGACATCGTGGCCACCGAGCGGCTGATGCTGGCGCTGGGCTGCCTGGCCCTGCTGGCGGCCGTGGCCCTGGCCTGGGTGCTGACCCGCTCGATCACCGTGCCCATCCGGCAGGCCGTGGCCGTGGCCGAGACCGTGGCGGCCGGTGATCTCAGCGCCCGCATCGAGGTGAGGGGCAAGGACGAGACCGCCCGCCTGCTGCAGGCCCTGCAAGCGATGACGGCCAGCCTGTCGGCCACCGTCAGCCAGGTGCGCCAGAGTTCGGACTCGATCGCCACTGCTTCGAGTCAGATTGCCACCGGCAACGCCGACCTCAGCCAGCGCACCGAAGAACAGGCCGCCAATCTGCAGCAGACCGCTGCCTCGATGGAGCAGCTGACCGGCACCGTGACGAGCAATGCCGACACCGCCCGTCAGGCCTCTCAGCTGGCCGGTTCGGCCAGCGATGTGGCCACCCAGGGTCGCGAAGTGGTCGGCGAAGTGGTGCAGACCATGAACGACATCAATGCGGCCAGCCACCGCATCGTCGACATCATCGGCGTGATCGACGGCATTGCCTTCCAGACCAATATCCTGGCGCTGAATGCGGCGGTGGAAGCCGCACGGGCCGGCGAGCAGGGCCGCGGCTTTGCCGTCGTGGCCGGCGAGGTGCGCAGCCTGGCGCAGCGCAGCGCCCAGGCCGCCAAGGAGATCAAGACGCTGATCAACGACAGCGTCGAGCGCGTCGAGAAGGGCAGTCAACTGGTCGGCAGCGCCGGCCGTACGATGGGCGACATCGTCAACCAGGTGCGTCGCGTCAGCGACCTGATCGCCGAGATCAGTGCCTCGACCCAGGAGCAGACCACCGGCATCGGCCAGGTCGGCAGCGCGGTGCAGCAGCTGGACCAGGTGACGCAGCAGAACGCCGCCCTGGTCGAGGAAAGCGCCGCGGCCGCCGACAGCCTGAGCCAGCAGGCGTCGGAGCTGGTGCGTGCCGTCAGCGTGTTCAAGATCGCGGCGCTGGCCGGCTGA
- a CDS encoding GNAT family N-acetyltransferase — protein MSLSITLERHDAPGVAALIADLDAYQRTLYPPESCYLLDLSSVPEPQLRFAVARDAHGVAVACCALVFCPGYGELKRMFVRHDQRGLGLARQLLSLLEAEARQARLPLLRLETGPKQHEALALYGRLGYQRRGPYGDYDEDPFSVFMEKALGGD, from the coding sequence ATGAGCTTGAGCATCACCCTGGAGCGCCATGACGCTCCGGGCGTCGCGGCCCTGATTGCCGACCTGGACGCCTACCAGCGCACCCTGTACCCACCCGAGAGCTGCTATCTGCTGGACCTGTCCAGCGTGCCCGAGCCGCAGCTGCGCTTCGCCGTGGCCCGCGATGCCCATGGCGTGGCCGTGGCCTGCTGCGCCCTGGTCTTCTGCCCCGGCTATGGCGAACTCAAGCGCATGTTCGTGCGTCACGATCAGCGCGGCCTCGGCCTGGCCAGGCAGTTGCTGAGCCTGCTCGAGGCCGAGGCAAGGCAGGCCCGGCTGCCGCTGCTGCGCCTGGAAACCGGGCCCAAGCAGCACGAGGCACTGGCGCTGTACGGGCGCCTGGGTTACCAGCGCCGCGGACCCTATGGCGATTACGACGAAGACCCGTTCAGCGTGTTCATGGAGAAGGCCCTCGGCGGCGACTGA
- a CDS encoding response regulator — translation MQFDVQDLLSTYLLPFVIAVPFAILLFVLALRRGDDTPPPPPAAQPVSEPPPAPVTETPVTEQLPGAILLVDDSAVARAKLRKLFVGAGYQVEVAGDGREALEALATGYFSVLITDLEMPNMDGFELIAAVQGSLDTEDLPIIAITGHDELSARVHEYQGLYGIFKKPWNDRELLKRVEALASLRKRPKTT, via the coding sequence ATGCAATTTGATGTCCAGGATCTGCTGAGCACCTATCTGCTCCCCTTCGTCATTGCCGTGCCCTTCGCCATCCTGCTGTTCGTGCTGGCGCTGCGCCGCGGCGACGACACGCCGCCCCCACCGCCGGCGGCCCAGCCGGTCAGCGAGCCGCCTCCCGCCCCGGTCACCGAGACGCCGGTCACCGAACAATTGCCCGGCGCCATCCTGCTGGTCGACGACTCGGCCGTGGCCCGGGCCAAGCTGCGCAAGCTGTTTGTCGGCGCCGGCTACCAAGTCGAGGTCGCCGGCGACGGCCGCGAGGCGCTGGAGGCGCTGGCCACCGGCTACTTCTCGGTACTGATCACCGATCTGGAAATGCCCAATATGGACGGCTTCGAGTTGATCGCCGCCGTGCAGGGCAGCCTGGACACCGAGGATCTGCCCATCATCGCCATCACCGGCCACGATGAGCTGTCGGCCCGCGTGCACGAGTACCAAGGCCTGTACGGCATCTTCAAGAAACCCTGGAACGACCGCGAGCTGCTCAAGCGCGTCGAGGCCCTGGCCTCGCTGCGCAAGCGGCCCAAAACCACCTGA
- a CDS encoding DUF3224 domain-containing protein: MTSHAAGTFDVTLTPQAQDGGNEEGPGRMLIAKQFHGDLTGISKGQMLAYRSAVAGSAGYVAMERVVGSLAGRSGSFVLQHSGSMDRGASSLSIHVVADTATGLLAGLTGRMDIQITDGQHFYTFDYQLPPLAPA, encoded by the coding sequence ATGACCAGCCATGCCGCCGGCACCTTCGACGTGACACTGACCCCGCAAGCCCAGGACGGCGGCAACGAGGAGGGGCCGGGACGCATGCTGATAGCCAAGCAGTTCCATGGCGACCTCACCGGCATCAGCAAGGGCCAGATGCTGGCCTACCGCTCGGCGGTGGCGGGATCGGCCGGCTATGTGGCCATGGAGCGTGTCGTCGGCAGCCTGGCCGGCCGCAGTGGCAGCTTTGTGCTGCAGCACAGCGGCAGCATGGACCGCGGGGCCTCGTCGCTGAGCATCCATGTCGTGGCCGACACCGCCACCGGCCTGCTGGCGGGCCTGACCGGCAGGATGGACATCCAGATCACCGACGGCCAGCATTTCTACACCTTCGACTACCAGCTGCCCCCCCTGGCGCCGGCCTGA
- a CDS encoding cysteine hydrolase family protein, producing the protein MTSALLVIDVQRGLFDAAPRPEDADAVLARINTLAAAARQAGAPVIFIQHERAGSPLAHGSPGWALEQSLQVEAGDLVMGKTTPDSFLRTELGSSLEAAGVKRLVICGYATEYCVDTTTRRAAGLGYAVDLVADSHTTHDKTHATAAQIRAHHNATLPDLTSFGPVIRALPAAEIRFGT; encoded by the coding sequence ATGACATCCGCCCTGCTGGTGATCGACGTCCAACGCGGCCTCTTTGATGCCGCGCCCCGGCCCGAGGACGCCGACGCGGTGCTGGCCCGCATCAACACCTTGGCCGCCGCCGCCCGCCAGGCTGGCGCGCCGGTGATCTTCATCCAGCACGAGCGTGCCGGCAGCCCCCTGGCCCATGGCAGCCCGGGTTGGGCGCTGGAGCAAAGCCTGCAAGTGGAGGCCGGCGATCTGGTGATGGGCAAGACCACGCCTGACTCCTTTCTGCGCACCGAACTGGGCTCAAGCCTGGAGGCTGCCGGCGTCAAGCGCCTGGTGATCTGCGGCTATGCCACCGAGTACTGCGTGGACACCACCACCCGCCGCGCCGCCGGCCTGGGCTATGCCGTCGATCTGGTGGCCGACAGCCACACCACGCATGACAAGACCCATGCCACGGCAGCGCAGATCCGCGCCCATCACAACGCCACCCTGCCCGACCTGACCAGCTTCGGCCCGGTGATTCGCGCCCTGCCCGCCGCCGAGATCCGCTTCGGCACCTGA
- a CDS encoding DUF2277 domain-containing protein — translation MCRNIKTLFNFEPPATEDEIRAASLQFVRKLSGFNAPSQANRLAFERAVEEVAVAASRLIGDLVTHADPRDRALEAARLRERTLARFGSGKP, via the coding sequence ATGTGCAGAAACATCAAGACGCTCTTCAACTTCGAACCGCCCGCCACCGAGGACGAGATACGCGCCGCATCACTGCAATTCGTGCGCAAGCTCAGCGGCTTCAACGCGCCGTCGCAGGCCAACCGGCTGGCTTTCGAGCGCGCGGTCGAGGAGGTGGCCGTGGCGGCCAGCCGGCTGATCGGCGATCTGGTCACCCATGCCGACCCGCGCGACCGCGCGCTCGAGGCCGCCCGGCTGCGCGAGCGCACGCTGGCCCGCTTTGGCAGCGGCAAGCCCTGA